In the Victivallis sp. Marseille-Q1083 genome, one interval contains:
- a CDS encoding Tfp pilus assembly protein FimT/FimU: protein MNVKLKIRGFTLVELMVVLGIMTILMTLAVPSFDNLMRGDAVARTTRSLTTAIAQARAKAAATRRYVALLLPDGSSNQVDQDNRPYGPPMRSYRLCYVLKDGDNFVFDDWGPDSNWLELADKAVVAQVFCADKFNKDNSDDRKIFVKHNESSYFDGWDRNGNSGLLYIGVTDNSVDNYYGSSNGRGEVGALVFSPTGQLANGEAYIVVAEGSVRTDPDNERTKTFLFRNRDEEGYPMNCREIMINKFTGKTKVLADEY from the coding sequence ATGAACGTGAAATTGAAAATCCGGGGGTTTACCCTGGTGGAATTGATGGTGGTGCTGGGGATCATGACGATTCTGATGACCCTGGCGGTGCCGTCGTTCGACAATCTGATGCGCGGCGATGCCGTCGCCCGGACGACGCGGTCGTTGACGACGGCGATTGCCCAGGCACGCGCCAAGGCCGCGGCAACCCGGCGTTATGTGGCGCTGCTGTTGCCGGACGGCAGCTCGAATCAAGTGGACCAGGACAATCGGCCCTACGGTCCGCCGATGCGCAGCTACCGGCTGTGTTACGTGTTGAAAGACGGTGATAATTTCGTTTTCGATGACTGGGGACCGGATTCCAACTGGCTGGAACTGGCCGACAAAGCGGTGGTCGCGCAGGTTTTTTGCGCCGACAAATTCAATAAAGACAACAGCGATGACCGCAAGATTTTTGTAAAGCACAATGAGTCGTCCTATTTTGACGGTTGGGACCGCAATGGCAACAGCGGTTTGCTCTACATCGGTGTTACGGACAATTCGGTGGACAACTATTACGGCTCTTCGAACGGCCGGGGAGAGGTCGGCGCTCTGGTGTTTTCGCCGACCGGACAGTTGGCGAACGGCGAGGCTTACATCGTGGTGGCCGAAGGATCGGTGCGGACCGATCCCGATAACGAGCGGACGAAGACGTTCCTGTTCCGAAACCGCGACGAGGAGGGCTATCCGATGAATTGCCGGGAGATCATGATCAACAAGTTTACCGGTAAAACGAAGGTGCTGGCAGATGAATACTGA
- a CDS encoding type II secretion system protein → MKKRGFTLVELMVVISIIVVLAGLVLAGLTIAQNKAEQVKAKADVANLLNAVKRYEMDYNELPLPLSLNGITENSDSNKFTALGSVENDDEMVEYDKLLQLLTQMNITDGNNTDAPNYLNNRPKKERRNGRGLKFLDAPPDFTEEGMLDPWGSRYVILLDSDYDDIIVLDGKEYNATVMVYSCGPNGVDNGGHLYGVNSNDKDDDDVLGW, encoded by the coding sequence ATGAAGAAGCGCGGATTTACTTTGGTGGAATTGATGGTGGTGATCAGCATTATCGTGGTGCTGGCCGGTCTGGTGCTGGCCGGACTGACGATCGCCCAGAACAAAGCGGAACAGGTCAAGGCCAAGGCGGATGTCGCCAATCTCCTCAACGCAGTCAAACGCTATGAAATGGATTACAATGAGTTGCCGCTGCCGTTGAGCTTGAATGGGATTACGGAAAATAGCGATTCGAATAAATTTACTGCGCTGGGCAGTGTTGAGAATGACGATGAGATGGTCGAATATGATAAATTGCTGCAGCTGCTGACCCAGATGAATATTACCGACGGCAACAATACCGATGCGCCGAATTATCTGAACAATCGGCCCAAGAAGGAGCGCCGCAACGGGCGCGGCTTGAAATTTCTGGATGCGCCGCCGGATTTTACCGAGGAAGGCATGCTCGATCCGTGGGGGTCGCGTTATGTCATCTTGCTGGATTCCGATTATGACGATATCATCGTGCTGGATGGCAAGGAGTACAATGCAACCGTGATGGTCTACTCCTGCGGCCCCAACGGCGTTGACAACGGCGGACATTTGTATGGCGTGAACAGCAATGACAAAGACGATGACGACGTGTTGGGGTGGTAA
- a CDS encoding prepilin-type N-terminal cleavage/methylation domain-containing protein, which yields MKQTFTLIELLVVIAIIAILASMLLPALGKAKGKAQAISCLSRQKQAALAMNLYANDYDDNISTQARNGDWSPTFMWPVIYGTPDGNGKVLGEKGDCMGLGYLPITDKNSPVFQCPSAPAVEGDINWQGFAAPTPLESASTADGGAFNIRYNDIKGFTPLTFKTTNVNTPTTFYLTADSARLSDGKQMAEITYYETSTQVFAARHDNRVNLSFVDGHAESNLGRELVKFRDAQWRPDWETNITFWTAAGKVTVDL from the coding sequence ATGAAACAAACTTTCACTCTCATCGAACTGCTGGTTGTGATCGCGATCATCGCCATTCTCGCTTCGATGCTGCTGCCGGCGTTGGGAAAGGCCAAGGGCAAAGCGCAGGCCATCAGTTGCCTTTCCCGACAGAAGCAGGCGGCGCTGGCGATGAATTTATATGCCAATGATTATGACGACAACATTTCCACCCAGGCCCGCAACGGCGATTGGAGTCCGACTTTCATGTGGCCGGTAATCTACGGCACGCCGGACGGCAACGGCAAGGTGTTGGGTGAAAAAGGCGATTGCATGGGACTCGGCTACCTGCCGATCACCGACAAAAATTCACCGGTTTTTCAGTGTCCGAGCGCTCCGGCGGTGGAAGGCGATATCAATTGGCAGGGATTTGCCGCGCCGACGCCGCTGGAATCCGCCTCAACCGCCGATGGCGGCGCTTTTAATATTCGTTATAACGATATCAAGGGATTTACGCCGCTGACTTTCAAGACGACCAATGTGAACACGCCGACCACTTTTTACCTGACGGCCGATTCGGCCCGCCTCAGTGACGGTAAGCAGATGGCGGAAATCACCTATTACGAAACCAGCACGCAGGTGTTTGCCGCCCGCCATGACAACCGGGTGAACCTGTCCTTCGTCGATGGCCATGCCGAGTCGAACCTGGGGCGCGAACTGGTGAAATTCCGCGATGCGCAGTGGCGCCCGGACTGGGAAACGAATATTACCTTCTGGACCGCCGCCGGCAAAGTGACCGTCGACCTCTGA
- a CDS encoding type II secretion system protein GspG, whose amino-acid sequence MGFRTVGGRLRRRHFTLVEMMVVIAIIIAILGITGGAYVVVQERMAISRTQTLINRVATVLDDLKTKYGFYPPPYAAEDQNCFAWNCDMRNWRNIPDEYIDEYKKKINYGAMLEEYGEDDVVLRDEWGNAIRYQVPGEKNRRTFDLKSAGPNEKFEDQYDVDSDDIIN is encoded by the coding sequence ATGGGATTCCGAACGGTTGGCGGCCGGTTGCGCCGGAGACATTTTACGCTGGTTGAAATGATGGTGGTCATCGCGATCATCATCGCCATCCTGGGCATTACCGGCGGCGCTTATGTGGTCGTTCAGGAGCGGATGGCGATCAGCCGGACCCAGACATTGATCAACCGGGTGGCGACGGTGCTGGATGATTTGAAGACCAAATACGGTTTTTATCCGCCGCCGTATGCCGCGGAGGACCAGAATTGTTTTGCCTGGAATTGCGATATGCGCAATTGGCGCAACATTCCGGATGAGTACATCGATGAATATAAAAAGAAAATCAACTACGGAGCCATGCTGGAGGAGTATGGTGAGGATGATGTGGTCCTGCGGGACGAATGGGGCAATGCGATTCGTTATCAGGTGCCGGGTGAAAAGAATCGCCGGACGTTTGACCTGAAATCGGCTGGACCGAATGAAAAATTCGAAGACCAGTATGACGTTGATTCCGATGATATCATCAATTGA
- the gdhA gene encoding NADP-specific glutamate dehydrogenase gives MNAYAQRALDQIIARAPWEKEFIQSVTEVFESLGKLLERDRKYEKNRILERIAVPERAIIFQVPWVDDKGEIQINTGYRIQFNSAIGPYKGGLRFHPSVNLSILKFLGFEQIFKNSLTTLPMGGGKGGSDFDPKGKSDLEVMRFCQNFMRELYRHIGPDTDVPAGDIGVGGREIGYLYGMYKKIVNANESVLTGKKLNWGGSLMRPEATGYGNVYFATEMLATRKASFEGRRVLVSGSGNVAQFAVEKAIQLGGKVLSMSDSAGTVIDQEGINAEKLAFIKELKNVKRGRIKEYAEAFSGVEYHAGARPWQLAAADIALPCATQNELDGEDARALVKNGCCCVSEGANMPSTPEAIEVFHANRLLFGPGKAANAGGVATSGLEMSQNAMRLNWSAAEVDERLHNIMINIHAASRQAATECGEPDNYVLGANVAGFRKVADAMIDLGI, from the coding sequence ATGAATGCTTATGCGCAGCGTGCCCTGGATCAGATTATTGCCAGAGCGCCGTGGGAAAAAGAGTTTATCCAGAGTGTCACCGAGGTGTTCGAGTCGCTCGGCAAGTTGTTGGAGCGTGACCGCAAGTATGAAAAAAACCGGATTCTCGAGCGGATAGCCGTGCCGGAGCGGGCGATTATTTTCCAGGTGCCGTGGGTGGACGACAAGGGCGAGATCCAGATCAATACCGGTTATCGCATTCAGTTCAACAGCGCGATCGGTCCGTACAAAGGCGGTTTGCGTTTTCATCCGTCGGTGAATCTGAGCATCCTGAAGTTCCTCGGCTTCGAGCAGATTTTCAAGAACAGCCTGACGACGCTGCCGATGGGCGGCGGCAAAGGCGGCAGCGACTTCGATCCGAAGGGCAAATCCGATTTGGAAGTGATGCGTTTCTGCCAGAATTTCATGCGTGAACTCTACCGCCACATCGGTCCGGATACCGATGTGCCGGCCGGCGACATCGGGGTCGGCGGCCGCGAAATCGGCTACCTGTACGGCATGTATAAGAAGATCGTCAACGCCAATGAGAGCGTTTTGACCGGCAAAAAACTCAACTGGGGCGGCAGCCTGATGCGCCCGGAAGCGACCGGTTACGGCAATGTTTACTTCGCGACCGAGATGCTGGCGACCCGCAAGGCGTCGTTCGAGGGGCGCAGGGTGCTGGTTTCCGGTTCCGGCAACGTGGCGCAATTTGCGGTCGAGAAAGCCATTCAACTGGGAGGCAAGGTGCTGTCGATGTCCGATTCCGCCGGTACGGTCATCGACCAGGAAGGCATCAATGCCGAAAAACTTGCTTTCATCAAGGAATTGAAGAATGTCAAGCGCGGCCGTATCAAGGAATATGCCGAGGCGTTCAGCGGGGTGGAATACCATGCCGGCGCTCGTCCGTGGCAGTTGGCCGCCGCCGATATCGCGTTGCCGTGCGCGACGCAGAATGAACTGGATGGCGAGGACGCCAGGGCGCTGGTCAAAAATGGTTGCTGCTGCGTGTCGGAAGGCGCCAACATGCCGTCGACCCCGGAGGCGATCGAAGTGTTTCACGCCAACCGCCTGCTGTTCGGCCCCGGCAAGGCCGCCAATGCCGGCGGCGTGGCGACTTCCGGTTTGGAGATGAGCCAGAACGCGATGCGCCTGAACTGGTCGGCCGCGGAAGTCGACGAGCGGCTGCACAATATCATGATCAACATTCATGCCGCCAGCCGCCAGGCGGCGACGGAATGTGGCGAACCGGACAATTATGTGCTCGGCGCCAACGTTGCCGGTTTCCGCAAGGTGGCCGATGCGATGATCGATTTGGGAATTTGA